A genome region from Amblyraja radiata isolate CabotCenter1 chromosome 4, sAmbRad1.1.pri, whole genome shotgun sequence includes the following:
- the LOC116972391 gene encoding uncharacterized protein LOC116972391 isoform X3 — translation MAPRRRKGQPKGKAQPPSPPPRQVETEETQEEKAQEESREVASVPTTTRSGRSAKTAGIAAADPDSPSDYAQDTDASSEVKKGRTRKVLPYEFSREQEGELVEWYQANPELYDKNCQQYRNKDRKYSLVDSKAKEFPDCTYAQLCQWFTGQRTRYGKLSQSGNKSGSGGINFTPRQQWIIDKWGFIKSHIVRAEMRQSTKKKPLPSMSSEEEFDSLEGTSGSTPSTSQQHSKRSRTTANSTAGSIPNATELEERGASQKELIKQLMQQATEAREARQAMTQPQTPHERAVDTFQAFLKTELLKIPENMWFNYTMAAMKVAHNFSHPTLQLLGHMGEQQMGLMGSPHQQAHQENGVINIRTDTVTSEQTPKC, via the exons ATGGCTCCAAGGAGAAGGAAGGGGCAGCCCAAGGGGAAGGcccaacccccatccccaccccccaggCAGGTGGAGACTGAGGAAACCCAGGAGGAGAAGGCACAGGAGGAGAGCAGGGAGGTGGCcagtgtccccaccaccacccggaGTGGCCGCTCTGCCAAGACTGCAGGTATTGCTGCTGCTGACCCAGACTCACCATCAGATTATGCTCAGGACACTGATGCCTCAAGTGAGGTGAAGAAGGGCAGGACACGCAAGGTACTTCCTTATGAGTTCAGCAGGGAACAAGAAGGAGAGCTGGTCGAGTGGTATCAGGCAAACCCTGAGTTGTATGATAAGAACTGCCAACAATATCGTAACAAGGACAGGAAGTACTCACTAGTTGACAGCAAGGCGAAGGAGTTCCCTGACTGCACAT atgccCAACTCTGTCAGTGGTTCACAGGTCAGAGAACAAGATATGGCAAGCTGTCGCAGAGTGGGAACAAGTCAGGGTCTGGTGGCATAAACTTTACCCCCAGGCAGCAGTGGATCATCGACAAATGGGGCTTTATCAAATCACATATAGTACGAGCAGAGATGAGACAGAGCACCAAGAAG AAGCCATTGCCCAGTATGTCAAGTGAAGAGGAGTTTGATTCACTTGAGGGAACCTCTGGATCCACACCCTCCACCAGTCAGCAGCACAGCAAGAGGAGCAGGACCACTGCCAACTCCACTGCAGGCTCCATCCCTAATGCAACTGAGTTAGAGGAGAGAGGGGCAAGTCAGAAGGAGCTGATCAAGCAG CTCATGCAACAGGCAACAGAGGCCAGGGAGGCCAGACAGGCCATGACCCAGCCCCAGACACCACATGAGAGAGCTGTTGACACCTTCCAGGCATTCTTAAAGACTGAGCTGCTCAAAATACCAGAAAACATGTGGTTCAACTACACCATGGCTGCCATGAAGGTGGCCCATAACTTCTCCCACCCG ACTCTGCAGCTGTTGGGACACATGGGAGAGCAACAGATGGGGCTGATGGGATCACCACATCAGCAGGCTCACCAG
- the LOC116972391 gene encoding uncharacterized protein LOC116972391 isoform X2 — MAPRRRKGQPKGKAQPPSPPPRQVETEETQEEKAQEESREVASVPTTTRSGRSAKTAGIAAADPDSPSDYAQDTDASSEVKKGRTRKVLPYEFSREQEGELVEWYQANPELYDKNCQQYRNKDRKYSLVDSKAKEFPDCTYAQLCQWFTGQRTRYGKLSQSGNKSGSGGINFTPRQQWIIDKWGFIKSHIVRAEMRQSTKKKKPLPSMSSEEEFDSLEGTSGSTPSTSQQHSKRSRTTANSTAGSIPNATELEERGASQKELIKQLMQQATEAREARQAMTQPQTPHERAVDTFQAFLKTELLKIPENMWFNYTMAAMKVAHNFSHPTLQLLGHMGEQQMGLMGSPHQQAHQENGVINIRTDTVTSEQTPKC; from the exons ATGGCTCCAAGGAGAAGGAAGGGGCAGCCCAAGGGGAAGGcccaacccccatccccaccccccaggCAGGTGGAGACTGAGGAAACCCAGGAGGAGAAGGCACAGGAGGAGAGCAGGGAGGTGGCcagtgtccccaccaccacccggaGTGGCCGCTCTGCCAAGACTGCAGGTATTGCTGCTGCTGACCCAGACTCACCATCAGATTATGCTCAGGACACTGATGCCTCAAGTGAGGTGAAGAAGGGCAGGACACGCAAGGTACTTCCTTATGAGTTCAGCAGGGAACAAGAAGGAGAGCTGGTCGAGTGGTATCAGGCAAACCCTGAGTTGTATGATAAGAACTGCCAACAATATCGTAACAAGGACAGGAAGTACTCACTAGTTGACAGCAAGGCGAAGGAGTTCCCTGACTGCACAT atgccCAACTCTGTCAGTGGTTCACAGGTCAGAGAACAAGATATGGCAAGCTGTCGCAGAGTGGGAACAAGTCAGGGTCTGGTGGCATAAACTTTACCCCCAGGCAGCAGTGGATCATCGACAAATGGGGCTTTATCAAATCACATATAGTACGAGCAGAGATGAGACAGAGCACCAAGAAG AAGAAGCCATTGCCCAGTATGTCAAGTGAAGAGGAGTTTGATTCACTTGAGGGAACCTCTGGATCCACACCCTCCACCAGTCAGCAGCACAGCAAGAGGAGCAGGACCACTGCCAACTCCACTGCAGGCTCCATCCCTAATGCAACTGAGTTAGAGGAGAGAGGGGCAAGTCAGAAGGAGCTGATCAAGCAG CTCATGCAACAGGCAACAGAGGCCAGGGAGGCCAGACAGGCCATGACCCAGCCCCAGACACCACATGAGAGAGCTGTTGACACCTTCCAGGCATTCTTAAAGACTGAGCTGCTCAAAATACCAGAAAACATGTGGTTCAACTACACCATGGCTGCCATGAAGGTGGCCCATAACTTCTCCCACCCG ACTCTGCAGCTGTTGGGACACATGGGAGAGCAACAGATGGGGCTGATGGGATCACCACATCAGCAGGCTCACCAG
- the LOC116972391 gene encoding uncharacterized protein LOC116972391 isoform X5 yields MAPRRRKGQPKGKAQPPSPPPRQVETEETQEEKAQEESREVASVPTTTRSGRSAKTAGIAAADPDSPSDYAQDTDASSEVKKGRTRKVLPYEFSREQEGELVEWYQANPELYDKNCQQYRNKDRKYSLVDSKAKEFPDCTYAQLCQWFTGQRTRYGKLSQSGNKSGSGGINFTPRQQWIIDKWGFIKSHIVRAEMRQSTKKFDKKKPLPSMSSEEEFDSLEGTSGSTPSTSQQHSKRSRTTANSTAGSIPNATELEERGASQKELIKQLMQQATEAREARQAMTQPQTPHERAVDTFQAFLKTELLKIPENMWFNYTMAAMKVAHNFSHPTLQLLGHMGEQQMGLMGSPHQQAHQDFAWDRHR; encoded by the exons ATGGCTCCAAGGAGAAGGAAGGGGCAGCCCAAGGGGAAGGcccaacccccatccccaccccccaggCAGGTGGAGACTGAGGAAACCCAGGAGGAGAAGGCACAGGAGGAGAGCAGGGAGGTGGCcagtgtccccaccaccacccggaGTGGCCGCTCTGCCAAGACTGCAGGTATTGCTGCTGCTGACCCAGACTCACCATCAGATTATGCTCAGGACACTGATGCCTCAAGTGAGGTGAAGAAGGGCAGGACACGCAAGGTACTTCCTTATGAGTTCAGCAGGGAACAAGAAGGAGAGCTGGTCGAGTGGTATCAGGCAAACCCTGAGTTGTATGATAAGAACTGCCAACAATATCGTAACAAGGACAGGAAGTACTCACTAGTTGACAGCAAGGCGAAGGAGTTCCCTGACTGCACAT atgccCAACTCTGTCAGTGGTTCACAGGTCAGAGAACAAGATATGGCAAGCTGTCGCAGAGTGGGAACAAGTCAGGGTCTGGTGGCATAAACTTTACCCCCAGGCAGCAGTGGATCATCGACAAATGGGGCTTTATCAAATCACATATAGTACGAGCAGAGATGAGACAGAGCACCAAGAAG tttGACAAGAAGAAGCCATTGCCCAGTATGTCAAGTGAAGAGGAGTTTGATTCACTTGAGGGAACCTCTGGATCCACACCCTCCACCAGTCAGCAGCACAGCAAGAGGAGCAGGACCACTGCCAACTCCACTGCAGGCTCCATCCCTAATGCAACTGAGTTAGAGGAGAGAGGGGCAAGTCAGAAGGAGCTGATCAAGCAG CTCATGCAACAGGCAACAGAGGCCAGGGAGGCCAGACAGGCCATGACCCAGCCCCAGACACCACATGAGAGAGCTGTTGACACCTTCCAGGCATTCTTAAAGACTGAGCTGCTCAAAATACCAGAAAACATGTGGTTCAACTACACCATGGCTGCCATGAAGGTGGCCCATAACTTCTCCCACCCG ACTCTGCAGCTGTTGGGACACATGGGAGAGCAACAGATGGGGCTGATGGGATCACCACATCAGCAGGCTCACCAG
- the LOC116972391 gene encoding uncharacterized protein LOC116972391 isoform X1, producing MAPRRRKGQPKGKAQPPSPPPRQVETEETQEEKAQEESREVASVPTTTRSGRSAKTAGIAAADPDSPSDYAQDTDASSEVKKGRTRKVLPYEFSREQEGELVEWYQANPELYDKNCQQYRNKDRKYSLVDSKAKEFPDCTYAQLCQWFTGQRTRYGKLSQSGNKSGSGGINFTPRQQWIIDKWGFIKSHIVRAEMRQSTKKFDKKKPLPSMSSEEEFDSLEGTSGSTPSTSQQHSKRSRTTANSTAGSIPNATELEERGASQKELIKQLMQQATEAREARQAMTQPQTPHERAVDTFQAFLKTELLKIPENMWFNYTMAAMKVAHNFSHPTLQLLGHMGEQQMGLMGSPHQQAHQENGVINIRTDTVTSEQTPKC from the exons ATGGCTCCAAGGAGAAGGAAGGGGCAGCCCAAGGGGAAGGcccaacccccatccccaccccccaggCAGGTGGAGACTGAGGAAACCCAGGAGGAGAAGGCACAGGAGGAGAGCAGGGAGGTGGCcagtgtccccaccaccacccggaGTGGCCGCTCTGCCAAGACTGCAGGTATTGCTGCTGCTGACCCAGACTCACCATCAGATTATGCTCAGGACACTGATGCCTCAAGTGAGGTGAAGAAGGGCAGGACACGCAAGGTACTTCCTTATGAGTTCAGCAGGGAACAAGAAGGAGAGCTGGTCGAGTGGTATCAGGCAAACCCTGAGTTGTATGATAAGAACTGCCAACAATATCGTAACAAGGACAGGAAGTACTCACTAGTTGACAGCAAGGCGAAGGAGTTCCCTGACTGCACAT atgccCAACTCTGTCAGTGGTTCACAGGTCAGAGAACAAGATATGGCAAGCTGTCGCAGAGTGGGAACAAGTCAGGGTCTGGTGGCATAAACTTTACCCCCAGGCAGCAGTGGATCATCGACAAATGGGGCTTTATCAAATCACATATAGTACGAGCAGAGATGAGACAGAGCACCAAGAAG tttGACAAGAAGAAGCCATTGCCCAGTATGTCAAGTGAAGAGGAGTTTGATTCACTTGAGGGAACCTCTGGATCCACACCCTCCACCAGTCAGCAGCACAGCAAGAGGAGCAGGACCACTGCCAACTCCACTGCAGGCTCCATCCCTAATGCAACTGAGTTAGAGGAGAGAGGGGCAAGTCAGAAGGAGCTGATCAAGCAG CTCATGCAACAGGCAACAGAGGCCAGGGAGGCCAGACAGGCCATGACCCAGCCCCAGACACCACATGAGAGAGCTGTTGACACCTTCCAGGCATTCTTAAAGACTGAGCTGCTCAAAATACCAGAAAACATGTGGTTCAACTACACCATGGCTGCCATGAAGGTGGCCCATAACTTCTCCCACCCG ACTCTGCAGCTGTTGGGACACATGGGAGAGCAACAGATGGGGCTGATGGGATCACCACATCAGCAGGCTCACCAG
- the LOC116972391 gene encoding uncharacterized protein LOC116972391 isoform X4, producing MAPRRRKGQPKGKAQPPSPPPRQVETEETQEEKAQEESREVASVPTTTRSGRSAKTAGIAAADPDSPSDYAQDTDASSEVKKGRTRKVLPYEFSREQEGELVEWYQANPELYDKNCQQYRNKDRKYSLVDSKAKEFPDCTYAQLCQWFTGQRTRYGKLSQSGNKSGSGGINFTPRQQWIIDKWGFIKSHIVRAEMRQSTKKFDKKKPLPSMSSEEEFDSLEGTSGSTPSTSQQHSKRSRTTANSTAGSIPNATELEERGASQKELIKQLMQQATEAREARQAMTQPQTPHERAVDTFQAFLKTELLKIPENMWFNYTMAAMKVAHNFSHPTLQLLGHMGEQQMGLMGSPHQQAHQFPESGCGTPTHHQ from the exons ATGGCTCCAAGGAGAAGGAAGGGGCAGCCCAAGGGGAAGGcccaacccccatccccaccccccaggCAGGTGGAGACTGAGGAAACCCAGGAGGAGAAGGCACAGGAGGAGAGCAGGGAGGTGGCcagtgtccccaccaccacccggaGTGGCCGCTCTGCCAAGACTGCAGGTATTGCTGCTGCTGACCCAGACTCACCATCAGATTATGCTCAGGACACTGATGCCTCAAGTGAGGTGAAGAAGGGCAGGACACGCAAGGTACTTCCTTATGAGTTCAGCAGGGAACAAGAAGGAGAGCTGGTCGAGTGGTATCAGGCAAACCCTGAGTTGTATGATAAGAACTGCCAACAATATCGTAACAAGGACAGGAAGTACTCACTAGTTGACAGCAAGGCGAAGGAGTTCCCTGACTGCACAT atgccCAACTCTGTCAGTGGTTCACAGGTCAGAGAACAAGATATGGCAAGCTGTCGCAGAGTGGGAACAAGTCAGGGTCTGGTGGCATAAACTTTACCCCCAGGCAGCAGTGGATCATCGACAAATGGGGCTTTATCAAATCACATATAGTACGAGCAGAGATGAGACAGAGCACCAAGAAG tttGACAAGAAGAAGCCATTGCCCAGTATGTCAAGTGAAGAGGAGTTTGATTCACTTGAGGGAACCTCTGGATCCACACCCTCCACCAGTCAGCAGCACAGCAAGAGGAGCAGGACCACTGCCAACTCCACTGCAGGCTCCATCCCTAATGCAACTGAGTTAGAGGAGAGAGGGGCAAGTCAGAAGGAGCTGATCAAGCAG CTCATGCAACAGGCAACAGAGGCCAGGGAGGCCAGACAGGCCATGACCCAGCCCCAGACACCACATGAGAGAGCTGTTGACACCTTCCAGGCATTCTTAAAGACTGAGCTGCTCAAAATACCAGAAAACATGTGGTTCAACTACACCATGGCTGCCATGAAGGTGGCCCATAACTTCTCCCACCCG ACTCTGCAGCTGTTGGGACACATGGGAGAGCAACAGATGGGGCTGATGGGATCACCACATCAGCAGGCTCACCAG